A single Methanospirillum lacunae DNA region contains:
- a CDS encoding cysteine hydrolase family protein, whose protein sequence is MKSALILIDIQNDYFPGGKMELVGAENAGKNAGSLLNAARQNGILIIHVQHLSTMPDAPFFIPETQGVMIHNCVKPLPGEIVVQKNYPNSFRETNLQEILTKAGIENLVIGGMMTHMCVDATVRAAADLGYQCKLASDACATRDLIWGGETVPAKYVHMSFLSALSGVYAQVLLTADLIPQMKE, encoded by the coding sequence ATGAAATCAGCACTCATTCTTATTGATATTCAAAATGATTACTTTCCAGGCGGAAAGATGGAATTGGTTGGTGCAGAAAATGCCGGGAAAAATGCAGGTAGTCTGCTTAATGCTGCACGGCAAAATGGAATTTTAATAATTCATGTTCAGCATCTGTCAACAATGCCGGATGCTCCCTTTTTCATCCCTGAAACTCAGGGAGTAATGATTCATAATTGTGTAAAACCCTTGCCCGGAGAGATCGTTGTTCAGAAAAATTACCCTAACAGTTTCAGGGAAACAAATCTTCAGGAAATTCTTACAAAGGCCGGTATAGAAAACCTTGTAATTGGAGGCATGATGACCCATATGTGTGTAGATGCAACTGTCAGGGCAGCAGCTGATCTTGGGTATCAGTGCAAGTTAGCTTCTGATGCCTGTGCGACACGAGATCTGATCTGGGGAGGGGAGACAGTACCTGCAAAATATGTACACATGTCCTTCCTTTCAGCGTTATCGGGTGTGTATGCACAGGTTCTTTTAACTGCAGATCTTATCCCTCAGATGAAAGAATAA
- a CDS encoding aminotransferase-like domain-containing protein, with the protein MQYTFASRMENTPRSFIREILKVTQKPEIISFAGGLPNPELFPVQELAATAEKVIAEEGTAALQYATTEGHPPLRQWIADRYKKRLGIEISPNEILITNGSQQCLDLIGKIFINKGSNVAIERPGYLGAIQAFSMYEPNFSTISLTSEGPDINELERVLTRDKPCFFYGVPNSQNPSGITWSRENRKAVAETLERFSTIFVEDDAYGELKFRGKQMPSIKELIPDLTVMTGSFSKIIAPGMRMGWICAPKQILEQAVTVKQGTDLHSNILSQRIISRFLADFPVDAHISRISEAYSNQCDCMLSAIKAEFPEGVTCTRPDGGMFIWATLPEGYSSMELFERAIKQDVAILPGIPFYTDGGGLDTVRLNFSNSTPERIEEGIYRLGQVLKEYLKETPNHHAA; encoded by the coding sequence ATGCAGTACACGTTTGCATCCCGGATGGAGAATACCCCCCGGTCATTCATCAGGGAGATCCTCAAAGTGACACAGAAACCTGAAATTATCTCCTTTGCCGGAGGTTTGCCAAACCCTGAACTGTTTCCAGTGCAGGAACTGGCAGCGACTGCAGAGAAAGTCATTGCTGAGGAGGGAACTGCTGCACTACAGTATGCAACAACTGAAGGTCATCCCCCACTTCGTCAATGGATAGCAGATCGATACAAAAAACGTCTCGGCATAGAAATCTCTCCTAATGAAATTCTGATTACCAATGGATCCCAGCAATGTCTTGATCTGATTGGAAAGATTTTCATCAACAAGGGGAGTAACGTTGCAATTGAACGACCCGGGTATCTTGGTGCTATTCAGGCTTTTTCAATGTACGAACCGAACTTTTCCACGATATCACTTACATCAGAAGGTCCTGACATTAATGAGCTTGAAAGAGTGCTAACCCGCGACAAACCTTGTTTCTTCTATGGTGTTCCAAACTCTCAAAATCCTTCAGGAATTACATGGTCAAGAGAGAACCGAAAAGCAGTAGCTGAAACCCTTGAAAGATTCAGCACCATTTTCGTCGAAGATGATGCATACGGCGAACTCAAATTCAGGGGAAAACAGATGCCTTCCATAAAAGAGCTGATTCCAGATCTTACCGTAATGACGGGGTCATTCTCAAAGATTATTGCACCCGGTATGCGTATGGGATGGATCTGTGCACCAAAACAAATCCTCGAACAGGCAGTTACTGTAAAACAGGGTACAGATTTGCATTCAAACATTCTGAGCCAGAGAATTATTTCCCGGTTCCTTGCTGATTTTCCCGTAGATGCTCATATTTCCCGGATATCTGAGGCGTATTCAAACCAGTGCGACTGTATGTTATCTGCGATAAAGGCAGAATTTCCAGAAGGGGTAACCTGCACCAGGCCAGACGGAGGAATGTTTATCTGGGCAACTCTTCCTGAAGGATATTCCTCTATGGAATTATTCGAACGTGCGATAAAACAGGATGTGGCAATCCTTCCAGGTATCCCATTTTATACAGATGGCGGAGGACTGGATACAGTCAGGCTGAACTTCTCTAACTCAACTCCAGAACGTATCGAAGAAGGGATCTATCGCCTGGGTCAGGTACTCAAAGAATATCTTAAGGAAACTCCAAATCATCACGCAGCATAA
- a CDS encoding archaeosine biosynthesis radical SAM protein RaSEA has protein sequence MKKEQKNTPIALWTGSDRVLDEILNSVTVILRSGGCSWNRCLMCQYRHERYHDLTVQELIGAMIEQIEVLATNIAEHDPKLVKIYTSGTFFDDQEVPPVVRERIADLCKGRTLTVECRGDYVDYEKVASYVDLLKNESGQGGLIIAIGLETSSDLIREKCIDKGLSFSQYITAAEDIRRAGGLVKTYLLYKPAYVSEREAYEDMVSSIKEILPYTDLISMNPCSVQRHTLVERLWRQGSYRPPYLWSVAKVLADAPVHITCDPLGGGQKRGAHNCGTCDQMILDAIREYNLNGDQELIRSVLEMSCGCKKEWEFIMEHEHPYAMPLTG, from the coding sequence ATGAAAAAAGAGCAGAAGAATACTCCAATAGCGTTATGGACCGGCTCAGACCGTGTTCTAGATGAAATTCTGAATAGTGTTACTGTTATCCTTCGATCAGGCGGATGTTCCTGGAACCGGTGCCTGATGTGTCAGTACCGGCATGAACGGTACCATGATCTGACAGTGCAAGAACTGATAGGTGCCATGATTGAGCAGATTGAAGTTCTTGCTACAAACATCGCTGAACATGATCCAAAACTTGTAAAGATCTATACTTCGGGAACTTTTTTTGATGATCAGGAGGTCCCACCTGTTGTTAGAGAACGAATCGCTGATCTATGCAAGGGTAGAACTCTAACAGTAGAATGCCGTGGGGATTATGTGGATTATGAAAAGGTTGCATCCTATGTGGATTTGTTAAAGAATGAATCCGGACAGGGAGGCCTTATCATTGCAATCGGGCTTGAGACTTCATCTGATCTTATCAGAGAAAAGTGTATTGATAAGGGTCTTTCCTTTTCACAGTATATTACTGCAGCAGAAGATATCAGGCGGGCAGGCGGGCTTGTAAAGACATATCTTCTCTATAAACCCGCATATGTCTCTGAACGTGAAGCATACGAGGATATGGTATCTTCGATAAAAGAGATCCTGCCCTATACTGATCTAATATCAATGAATCCCTGTTCTGTTCAGCGCCATACTCTCGTTGAACGACTCTGGCGTCAGGGTTCATACAGGCCACCATACCTTTGGAGTGTTGCTAAGGTTTTAGCAGATGCTCCGGTCCATATCACATGTGATCCACTTGGAGGAGGACAGAAACGGGGAGCACATAATTGCGGGACCTGTGATCAGATGATTCTTGATGCTATTCGCGAATATAATCTCAATGGAGATCAGGAACTTATCCGTTCAGTCCTTGAAATGTCATGTGGGTGTAAAAAAGAATGGGAGTTCATTATGGAACATGAACATCCTTATGCCATGCCTCTGACTGGATAA
- a CDS encoding pyridoxal phosphate-dependent aminotransferase: protein MAIRFPCLNKAVHGGKGVEIKSHEKKQIFDYSTSLNPMPPKLTWDVSIDAIRDYPDDQYTHLKETIAHHHGRKPEEICVGNGSAEVIRTLCHTMLNAGSVVEVSPHTFSEYALSSKLAGAEVTEKRSARVDLSFVCNPDNPSGVLTPRDEILERLNDIKGRGGILCVDEAFIDLADPHESVSDIQDCGLFVLCSLTKSFSMAGVRFGYGIGDPDLIAAMEVMRPPWTINAFAEAMALQAFDLFKDLELSRAYIAEERARICKEAIRLGLNPSQASANYVLLDIGSDSKEFTTAMFNQGILVRDCRSFGFPTCIRVAIRDHETNNRLLEALSICLR, encoded by the coding sequence GTGGCAATCAGATTCCCTTGTTTGAATAAGGCAGTTCATGGCGGCAAAGGCGTAGAAATCAAATCACACGAAAAAAAGCAAATATTTGATTATAGTACCAGCCTGAATCCAATGCCCCCAAAATTAACCTGGGATGTTTCCATTGATGCAATACGAGACTACCCTGATGATCAATATACACATCTCAAGGAAACGATTGCACATCACCATGGTCGAAAACCTGAAGAAATATGTGTAGGAAATGGCTCTGCTGAGGTGATACGGACTCTCTGCCATACCATGCTCAATGCGGGCAGCGTTGTAGAGGTTTCTCCCCATACTTTTTCAGAGTATGCGCTTTCCTCAAAACTCGCAGGGGCAGAAGTAACCGAAAAAAGATCGGCGCGAGTTGATCTGTCATTCGTATGTAATCCTGACAACCCTTCTGGCGTTCTGACACCACGGGATGAAATTTTAGAGCGATTAAATGATATAAAAGGGAGAGGGGGAATTCTTTGTGTTGATGAGGCATTCATCGATTTAGCTGATCCTCACGAGAGCGTATCAGACATACAGGATTGTGGCCTTTTTGTTCTTTGTTCCCTCACAAAGTCCTTCTCGATGGCAGGCGTCAGGTTTGGTTACGGAATTGGAGATCCGGATCTTATTGCGGCAATGGAAGTCATGCGACCACCCTGGACGATAAATGCATTTGCTGAAGCGATGGCACTTCAGGCATTTGACCTCTTCAAGGATCTTGAACTCTCGCGGGCATACATAGCAGAAGAACGTGCAAGAATTTGCAAAGAGGCAATCAGACTTGGCCTTAATCCCTCCCAGGCATCTGCCAATTATGTTCTCCTGGATATAGGGAGCGACAGTAAAGAATTCACCACCGCAATGTTCAATCAGGGGATTCTTGTCCGGGACTGTAGATCATTTGGCTTTCCAACATGTATCAGAGTAGCAATCAGAGATCACGAAACAAATAACCGACTCCTGGAGGCTCTATCTATTTGCTTGCGTTGA
- a CDS encoding MerR family transcriptional regulator, which yields MAIDQIPIGRFSLISHLSLKALRIYDRKGLLVPAVKDRITGYRSYTVSQIGTGVVIRTLSLLGFSLEEIALILRAKESGDDEKVHSLIAKRRAEIGIEIDRLQKIEEILRHQEISLELIPMSCTEPVIKDITPIRVMSIREKGRYEEVCSRLINELCSVLATENSGQTGLRIAGPPMSIYHDGEYRESDADIEVAFPILGRISKDTSTGSDRINTSTLSGGRFLSLIYKGPYMGIHEGWSRAYAFATENGISLGIPGRELYLNDPCEIPQEELITEIQVPIIGEIELP from the coding sequence ATGGCAATCGATCAGATACCAATTGGGAGATTTTCTCTCATCAGTCATCTTTCACTTAAAGCACTCAGGATTTATGATAGAAAGGGACTACTAGTTCCCGCTGTTAAAGACCGGATTACAGGCTACCGGAGTTATACTGTTTCACAAATAGGAACCGGAGTGGTTATACGAACCCTCTCCTTGCTTGGATTCAGTCTTGAAGAAATCGCACTGATCTTAAGAGCAAAAGAATCAGGGGATGATGAGAAAGTCCATAGCCTTATTGCAAAGCGACGGGCAGAGATTGGAATTGAGATTGACAGGTTACAAAAAATAGAAGAGATTCTTCGTCATCAGGAGATCTCTCTGGAATTGATACCAATGAGTTGCACTGAACCGGTAATCAAGGATATCACCCCTATCAGAGTGATGAGCATTCGTGAAAAAGGGAGATATGAGGAAGTGTGTTCACGCCTGATCAATGAACTTTGTTCTGTCCTGGCAACTGAAAATTCTGGTCAGACCGGGCTTCGCATAGCAGGTCCGCCTATGAGTATCTATCATGATGGTGAATACAGGGAATCTGATGCAGACATTGAGGTTGCATTTCCAATTTTAGGGAGAATCAGTAAAGATACCAGCACAGGATCAGATCGTATCAACACATCAACCCTGAGTGGAGGACGGTTTCTTTCGCTTATTTACAAAGGACCATACATGGGAATCCATGAGGGATGGTCACGGGCATATGCATTTGCAACAGAAAATGGAATATCTCTGGGAATTCCAGGGAGAGAGTTGTATTTGAATGATCCCTGTGAGATCCCTCAAGAAGAATTAATCACTGAAATCCAGGTCCCGATAATTGGAGAAATTGAACTTCCCTGA
- a CDS encoding ornithine cyclodeaminase, nickel-pincer nucleotide-dependent has protein sequence MSFSREIELDGHIIDSGIVENVLDTILDMGGDFEFLVFEVGKKKTDKSYAKIRISSDNCDKLDGIVSRLHRHGARLVEVAEVSLVPAEGERIVPKGFYSTTNYPTEIKYSGGWIQVEKIEMDCLIVVNPDEKRAICTPMDKLRQGDLVVMGELGVKVYPPERSRDHNEFEFMGGGVSSERPTETIIAKIAKEMVELHQRGGKVALVGGPAIIHTGAAGACAALVREGYINVLFAGNALATHDIEYSLYGTSLGMNIKTGDLVSAGHKNHLYAISEVMRAGSIRAAVETGVVRSGIMYECIKNNVPFVLAGSIRDDGPLPDVISDARIAQDEMRKYVPDIGMVLMVATMLHSIAVGNCLPAYVRTICVDINPSTVTKLMDRGTMQAIGIVSDAGAFIPMLLRQIRLMTGQSEE, from the coding sequence ATGAGTTTCTCCCGTGAGATTGAACTCGACGGGCATATTATCGATTCAGGAATCGTAGAGAATGTCCTTGACACCATCCTAGATATGGGTGGCGATTTTGAGTTCCTGGTATTTGAAGTTGGGAAGAAAAAGACTGATAAAAGTTATGCCAAAATTCGTATCAGTTCTGATAATTGCGACAAACTGGATGGAATTGTAAGCCGGTTGCACCGGCATGGTGCTCGTCTGGTGGAGGTTGCAGAAGTAAGTCTTGTTCCTGCAGAAGGCGAACGGATAGTCCCAAAAGGATTCTATTCAACAACAAATTATCCTACAGAAATCAAGTATTCCGGAGGATGGATCCAGGTTGAGAAGATCGAAATGGACTGTCTCATTGTGGTCAACCCGGATGAAAAACGGGCCATCTGCACACCAATGGATAAACTCAGGCAGGGCGATCTTGTTGTTATGGGAGAACTCGGAGTAAAAGTGTATCCTCCAGAGCGATCCCGTGACCACAATGAATTTGAATTCATGGGAGGAGGAGTATCATCAGAACGCCCAACCGAGACAATAATAGCCAAAATTGCTAAAGAGATGGTGGAACTTCATCAGCGGGGAGGAAAAGTAGCACTTGTTGGTGGTCCTGCCATTATTCACACCGGTGCGGCTGGTGCCTGTGCTGCATTAGTGCGTGAAGGATACATCAATGTTCTCTTTGCTGGCAATGCTCTTGCCACTCATGATATAGAGTACAGTTTATACGGAACTTCCCTTGGCATGAACATCAAGACAGGGGACCTAGTTTCTGCCGGCCACAAAAACCACCTGTACGCAATAAGTGAAGTTATGAGAGCCGGATCCATCCGTGCAGCAGTGGAGACCGGAGTTGTCCGATCAGGTATCATGTATGAATGCATCAAAAACAATGTTCCTTTCGTCCTGGCAGGATCAATCCGTGATGATGGGCCATTACCGGATGTAATTTCTGATGCTCGGATAGCACAGGATGAGATGCGGAAATATGTTCCAGATATCGGCATGGTGCTGATGGTTGCAACCATGCTTCATTCAATAGCAGTCGGAAACTGCCTGCCAGCATATGTCAGAACAATCTGTGTTGACATCAACCCTTCAACAGTCACGAAACTGATGGACCGGGGAACCATGCAGGCAATTGGAATAGTAAGTGATGCCGGAGCATTCATTCCGATGCTTCTCAGACAGATCAGGTTAATGACCGGTCAGTCGGAAGAATAA
- a CDS encoding GNAT family N-acetyltransferase: protein MVRVIGAPRLIPAAGSPPKTIAEFIGREVSGTDQVSIAMMKSPPGWAEPGQTPEFDEYSLVLKGTLTVLTRTGSVDVESGQAVIVQAGEWVQYSSPKGAEYLAICVPAFRPEIVHRDGSDKGQASSCFDQIDITYKEFGKDGLPYIEELWNHLRTHHVCNARYFRDQLSARPFSERCDDILQTNAAREILVHLAQVNSTGPYIGFCVSSASPGAYGEIESIFVLPEYRSLGIGTTFMKNALTWFKKMDVSECRVRVCEGNEQSFRFYERFGFYLRRHLLIRKTEVQS from the coding sequence ATGGTCAGGGTTATCGGCGCACCCCGGCTGATTCCGGCAGCAGGTTCTCCCCCGAAAACCATCGCAGAATTTATTGGAAGGGAAGTATCCGGAACAGACCAGGTCAGCATCGCTATGATGAAGAGCCCGCCAGGATGGGCTGAACCAGGCCAGACTCCTGAGTTTGATGAATATTCGCTCGTCCTTAAGGGAACACTTACTGTTTTAACCAGAACCGGATCTGTAGATGTTGAAAGCGGACAGGCAGTGATAGTTCAGGCAGGAGAGTGGGTTCAGTATAGTTCTCCAAAAGGAGCCGAATATCTCGCGATATGCGTGCCAGCGTTCAGACCGGAAATAGTACATCGGGATGGCTCAGACAAAGGCCAGGCATCAAGTTGTTTTGATCAAATCGATATCACCTATAAGGAGTTTGGCAAGGATGGCCTGCCATATATTGAAGAATTATGGAATCATCTGAGAACTCACCATGTATGCAATGCCCGGTATTTCAGAGATCAACTCTCAGCCAGGCCATTCTCAGAGCGTTGTGATGACATTTTGCAAACCAATGCCGCCAGGGAGATTTTAGTTCACCTGGCGCAGGTCAACAGTACTGGGCCATATATTGGGTTTTGTGTGAGTTCAGCTTCTCCGGGAGCATACGGAGAAATTGAATCTATCTTTGTCCTTCCGGAATACCGCTCTCTTGGTATCGGAACGACATTTATGAAAAATGCACTCACCTGGTTTAAAAAAATGGATGTAAGCGAATGCCGTGTACGGGTATGTGAAGGTAATGAGCAGTCATTCAGATTTTATGAACGGTTCGGATTTTATCTTCGGCGTCATTTGCTCATCAGGAAAACAGAGGTACAGTCATGA
- a CDS encoding tetratricopeptide repeat protein has protein sequence MDSKFLSRKKEILGELEKYEEMLQEYNNTIQDEPDNSDLWADKGMILFLLGKYEEALEVDNKAIHLNPGNFIAWNNKSSCLFNLDRYEEALEACEKSISINPDYSDAWNNKGNVLNCLERYNEALESCNRAIELDPEYSDAWTNKGYTLNFLKRYDEALEVFDKAILLDELSAGMNQ, from the coding sequence ATGGATTCTAAATTCTTAAGCAGGAAAAAAGAGATCTTAGGAGAACTGGAAAAATATGAAGAGATGCTTCAGGAATACAATAATACTATACAAGATGAGCCTGACAACTCAGATCTCTGGGCAGATAAAGGAATGATATTATTCCTTCTTGGGAAATATGAGGAGGCTCTTGAGGTTGATAATAAGGCAATCCATCTGAATCCTGGAAATTTCATTGCATGGAATAACAAATCGTCCTGTCTTTTTAATCTGGACCGGTATGAAGAAGCACTTGAGGCTTGTGAAAAATCAATTTCAATAAACCCGGATTATAGTGATGCCTGGAATAACAAGGGAAATGTGTTAAATTGCCTGGAGCGATATAACGAAGCACTTGAATCCTGTAACCGGGCTATTGAGTTAGATCCTGAATATAGTGATGCCTGGACCAACAAAGGTTATACTTTAAATTTTCTCAAGAGATATGACGAGGCTCTGGAGGTCTTTGACAAAGCGATACTTCTTGATGAATTAAGCGCTGGGATGAATCAATAA
- a CDS encoding NTP transferase domain-containing protein — protein MAGGRGSRLQMGEKGLVRLCDRPLIDYVITALEDAGVEQVVVTTPSTPYTANYCRVRGIDQVCTEGKGYVEDIIEAVNILNEIGPILIVCADIPGLTSDHVNYILSGYKTGGKPACSVWIPAHLFEKQGCITQFTQETSGIQAAPAGINILLGESIEQEQEEHCILIEDPALTYNVNTRSELKAAEEFFSHL, from the coding sequence ATGGCAGGGGGAAGGGGAAGTCGGCTTCAAATGGGGGAAAAAGGACTTGTCCGGCTTTGTGACAGACCATTGATCGATTATGTCATAACTGCTCTGGAGGATGCGGGAGTTGAACAAGTGGTAGTGACAACACCCTCCACCCCATATACTGCCAATTACTGCAGAGTCAGGGGAATCGATCAGGTTTGCACGGAAGGCAAAGGATATGTTGAAGATATTATTGAAGCAGTGAATATCCTGAATGAAATAGGCCCAATTCTGATAGTTTGTGCTGATATTCCAGGTCTGACGAGTGATCATGTCAATTATATTCTATCCGGCTATAAAACCGGAGGAAAGCCTGCCTGTTCAGTCTGGATTCCTGCTCATTTGTTTGAAAAGCAGGGTTGTATTACCCAATTTACCCAGGAAACTTCCGGCATTCAGGCAGCTCCTGCTGGGATTAACATACTCCTCGGAGAATCCATAGAACAGGAACAGGAAGAACATTGTATTCTGATTGAAGATCCGGCACTCACGTACAATGTCAACACCCGGTCTGAACTAAAAGCAGCAGAAGAATTTTTTTCACATTTATAA